In Candidatus Nitronauta litoralis, one DNA window encodes the following:
- a CDS encoding cyclic nucleotide-binding domain-containing protein has product MKSLESILANHPFFEDLKKEFLELITGCASNVCFKAGEFIHRQHADADRFYVIRQGKVALELCPPGRNPITLQTVNEGEILGWAWLVPPYHWHCDAQAVELTRAIALDGKCLRKKCQEDHDFGFELLSRILPILGQRMEATQIQLLDIYGSQQKN; this is encoded by the coding sequence ATGAAATCTCTTGAATCCATACTTGCGAATCATCCGTTTTTTGAGGACCTCAAAAAGGAATTTCTTGAACTGATCACCGGGTGCGCTTCCAACGTTTGCTTTAAAGCAGGAGAATTCATTCACCGCCAGCATGCGGACGCTGATCGATTTTATGTGATCCGTCAGGGAAAAGTGGCTCTGGAGTTGTGTCCCCCCGGTCGAAACCCTATTACGTTGCAGACAGTCAATGAAGGGGAAATCCTGGGATGGGCCTGGCTGGTCCCACCCTACCATTGGCATTGTGATGCACAAGCTGTTGAGTTGACGCGGGCCATTGCGCTCGATGGAAAATGTCTGCGAAAGAAATGCCAGGAGGATCATGATTTTGGTTTTGAGTTGTTGAGCCGTATTCTTCCTATATTGGGCCAACGAATGGAGGCAACCCAGATCCAGTTACTGGATATTTACGGCAGCCAGCAGAAAAACTGA
- a CDS encoding hydrogenase maturation nickel metallochaperone HypA yields MHEQSLMKDLMEKITSVSANEQNKPVDAVTVRLGALSHISADHFREHFAEASRGTIAENANLKIIVLDDINDPLAQEIILESIEIAE; encoded by the coding sequence ATGCATGAGCAATCGTTGATGAAAGATTTAATGGAGAAAATTACATCTGTTTCCGCAAATGAACAGAACAAGCCCGTTGATGCGGTGACGGTTCGCCTGGGAGCTTTGTCTCACATTTCAGCTGATCATTTCCGGGAACATTTTGCTGAAGCATCCCGTGGCACCATAGCTGAAAATGCCAATTTAAAGATTATTGTCTTAGACGACATCAATGACCCTTTAGCGCAGGAAATCATACTGGAAAGTATCGAAATTGCTGAATAG
- a CDS encoding HypC/HybG/HupF family hydrogenase formation chaperone, with protein MCLAIPGKILGISGENSIMPMGKVSFGGVVREVNLAYVPEAKQGDYVIVHVGFAISILNEKEAQLVLNTLDEIDPETR; from the coding sequence ATGTGTCTGGCTATCCCTGGGAAAATTCTCGGCATCTCAGGAGAAAATTCCATCATGCCAATGGGAAAAGTCAGCTTTGGTGGTGTCGTGCGGGAAGTGAACCTGGCTTATGTGCCTGAGGCAAAGCAAGGGGACTATGTAATTGTACATGTTGGTTTCGCTATCAGCATCCTCAATGAAAAAGAAGCTCAGTTGGTTTTGAATACTTTGGACGAAATTGACCCTGAAACAAGATAA
- a CDS encoding alcohol dehydrogenase catalytic domain-containing protein has translation MKALTLNISRSEWETSSGMTFEDVEPPTLNEAENPEDSGKVLIKPIYTGFCGSDKGLWFRKSFKEALFNSLEAEGQSRRICGHELLGEIVETGSYVKRYYGYHPGDIVSTESHIFCGKCHQCKIGEAHVCSDHKIIGISTDGCFADLVKLPARELWKTDTDLIRPEVGAIQEPLGNAVHACSRVDLRGKTLAIFGCGTIGLLSILIARAMGAAVIIGIDPNPENLKLAEALGLDLPIQVSRSKQGDTSYAADPEIAETIRKHCFGEGVDVAMEMAGSNQALNTAIASVRAGGDIILFGLSEGDYTLSNFQEIIMYGKSLHSVIGRKVFQTWFILSNLLKSREHHLQEKIFNIILNKGKETIIPFHSFERTAFEKAIQKHPKIIFKY, from the coding sequence ATGAAAGCCTTGACCCTGAATATATCGCGAAGTGAATGGGAAACCTCCTCGGGAATGACATTCGAAGATGTTGAACCTCCAACTCTTAATGAAGCGGAAAACCCGGAAGATTCCGGGAAAGTGCTCATCAAGCCTATATACACAGGGTTTTGTGGATCCGATAAAGGGCTCTGGTTTCGCAAGTCGTTTAAGGAAGCCCTTTTTAATTCTCTCGAAGCTGAAGGACAATCCAGGCGAATCTGCGGTCACGAACTGCTGGGAGAAATAGTAGAGACCGGGTCTTATGTCAAACGATATTACGGGTATCACCCCGGCGACATTGTTTCTACCGAATCACATATTTTTTGCGGCAAGTGTCACCAATGTAAAATTGGTGAGGCGCATGTCTGTTCCGATCACAAGATCATAGGTATTTCAACTGACGGTTGCTTCGCTGATTTGGTCAAACTTCCTGCAAGGGAACTTTGGAAAACTGATACAGACCTGATCCGTCCTGAGGTTGGGGCGATTCAAGAACCACTCGGCAATGCTGTTCATGCCTGTAGTCGAGTCGATTTACGAGGAAAGACTTTAGCCATTTTTGGTTGTGGAACAATTGGTCTTCTTTCCATTTTAATTGCGAGGGCTATGGGAGCGGCCGTCATCATTGGCATTGATCCCAATCCCGAAAATTTGAAACTGGCCGAAGCCCTTGGGCTCGATTTGCCTATTCAAGTTTCCCGTTCAAAGCAGGGAGACACTTCCTATGCTGCCGACCCTGAAATAGCCGAGACAATCAGGAAACATTGTTTTGGTGAGGGAGTCGATGTTGCCATGGAAATGGCAGGGAGTAACCAGGCGCTCAATACAGCGATTGCCAGTGTGCGTGCGGGAGGAGATATTATTCTATTCGGTTTGTCTGAGGGAGATTATACACTATCCAACTTTCAGGAAATCATCATGTATGGTAAATCCCTGCACAGTGTGATTGGTCGCAAAGTGTTTCAAACATGGTTCATACTCAGTAATCTTTTAAAGTCACGGGAACATCACCTTCAAGAGAAAATTTTCAACATCATTTTAAACAAGGGAAAAGAAACCATAATTCCTTTTCATTCGTTTGAAAGAACCGCATTTGAAAAGGCGATCCAAAAGCATCCGAAAATAATATTTAAGTATTAA
- the hypF gene encoding carbamoyltransferase HypF — protein sequence MTPVSLKSHRSQPKPKLVPVRRMRLKLSGLLQGVGFRPFIFGLAEAHSLKGWVQNTREGIAIEIEGSEKSLGDFLNSLKENPPPHSKIDEIETCLLPSINYSTFIIKESDPSGTGNSQLIPDIATCPDCVGEIFDSSDPRYLYPFTNCTKCGPRYTVTESIPFDRACTSMKQFSMCSLCEWEYTDPENRRFHAQTNCCPECGPQLKIINSAGESLGDKHKALQMAVEFLIQGKVIAVKGIGGFHLMAQATTDAAVLLLRKRKHRDEKPFAVLYPSMDAIQNDCEVSSHEEELLKSFQGPIVLLKRKGDPVISKQVAPENPYLGVMLPSNPLHHVLSHFMDTPIVCTSGNLSEEKICTNEQEAIKTLGGIADFFLTHDRPILRHADDSITRVLLGHTQVLRRARGYSPTPIACNGGLKKGLALGGHNKNTIAWMEGNKVIVSPHFGDLEAASTRAAFTATVNSTLKTISSPVEFIAHDAHPDYVSTLHASTLKAPTIPIQHHVAHVFSCMEDNQLQPPFLALGWDGSGFGLDNTIWGGEFFHVTEKQIKRFGSFKTFKLPGGSQAVKEPRRSALGVLYEILGGESIHHPLIQRAFEPRELKNLSSLLKNNLNCPITSSCGRLFDAVASLSDLRQVVSYEGQSAMLLEFASGTPSSKKMYPIKILDGKYTPKNRFAPRVVIDWSGMMEELLEDCTSGVPPGVVSGKFHNTLAEAVVLVAKQAEEDNVLLTGGCFQNRVLTELAVEKLRESGFNPYWQRGFPPNDGGLSLGQLVAASRPDKGML from the coding sequence ATGACCCCAGTTTCCCTTAAAAGCCATAGGTCGCAACCCAAACCAAAGCTGGTTCCAGTCAGGAGAATGAGGCTGAAGCTAAGCGGCCTTTTGCAAGGTGTGGGTTTTCGTCCTTTTATCTTTGGACTGGCCGAGGCCCACTCTTTAAAAGGTTGGGTCCAAAATACCCGGGAAGGCATTGCCATTGAAATTGAAGGAAGTGAGAAAAGCCTTGGCGATTTTTTAAACTCACTAAAGGAAAATCCGCCTCCGCATTCAAAGATAGATGAAATCGAAACCTGTCTGCTGCCTTCTATCAATTATTCCACTTTTATTATTAAGGAAAGTGACCCTTCTGGAACAGGCAACTCCCAACTAATACCCGATATTGCAACTTGCCCTGATTGTGTTGGTGAGATATTCGATTCCAGCGACCCTCGTTATCTTTATCCCTTCACGAACTGCACAAAATGTGGCCCTCGTTACACGGTGACCGAATCAATCCCTTTTGATCGGGCGTGCACCTCCATGAAACAGTTTTCGATGTGTTCGCTTTGCGAGTGGGAATACACCGATCCCGAAAATCGCCGTTTCCATGCACAAACCAACTGTTGTCCGGAATGCGGACCGCAATTAAAAATTATAAATTCAGCAGGCGAGTCGCTGGGTGATAAACATAAAGCGCTCCAAATGGCTGTGGAATTTTTAATTCAGGGGAAAGTGATTGCCGTCAAGGGAATCGGCGGGTTTCATCTCATGGCACAGGCCACAACAGACGCGGCTGTTCTTCTTTTAAGAAAGAGAAAGCATAGAGATGAAAAGCCTTTTGCCGTACTTTATCCATCAATGGACGCGATTCAAAACGATTGTGAAGTTTCCAGCCATGAAGAGGAGTTATTAAAATCATTTCAAGGGCCAATTGTATTATTAAAGCGAAAAGGAGATCCGGTTATTTCGAAACAGGTTGCCCCAGAAAATCCTTATTTAGGCGTCATGCTTCCTTCAAACCCCTTGCATCATGTTTTGTCTCATTTTATGGATACCCCAATCGTGTGCACCAGCGGTAACCTCTCCGAAGAAAAAATTTGTACCAATGAGCAGGAAGCAATAAAAACCCTGGGGGGGATCGCAGACTTTTTTCTGACCCACGATCGGCCTATCCTTCGACATGCTGATGATTCCATCACGAGGGTTTTACTGGGACATACCCAGGTTCTTCGGCGAGCACGTGGGTATTCGCCAACTCCGATCGCCTGTAATGGGGGTCTCAAAAAGGGTCTTGCTTTGGGAGGGCACAATAAGAATACCATCGCCTGGATGGAAGGGAACAAAGTTATTGTCAGCCCCCACTTTGGGGATCTGGAGGCCGCCTCTACGCGAGCTGCGTTTACAGCGACCGTCAATTCCACATTGAAAACAATTTCTTCACCTGTGGAATTTATCGCCCATGATGCCCATCCCGATTATGTTTCAACCCTGCATGCGAGTACTCTAAAAGCACCTACAATTCCGATTCAGCATCATGTCGCGCACGTATTTTCCTGTATGGAAGACAATCAACTGCAACCACCTTTTCTGGCTCTTGGCTGGGATGGTTCCGGTTTTGGATTAGACAATACGATTTGGGGTGGGGAGTTTTTTCATGTTACAGAAAAACAAATTAAACGCTTTGGTTCTTTTAAAACATTCAAACTCCCAGGAGGTAGCCAGGCGGTAAAAGAACCCCGCAGGAGTGCTCTTGGTGTTTTATATGAAATTTTGGGAGGGGAATCGATTCATCATCCCCTGATTCAACGTGCGTTTGAACCACGGGAATTGAAAAATTTAAGTTCACTTCTTAAAAATAACCTGAATTGTCCCATCACATCCAGTTGCGGGCGTTTGTTCGATGCCGTAGCATCCCTTTCCGATTTGCGACAGGTTGTTTCCTATGAAGGTCAATCGGCAATGTTATTGGAATTTGCAAGTGGAACCCCCTCTTCTAAAAAGATGTATCCAATAAAAATATTGGATGGAAAGTACACTCCAAAGAACCGGTTTGCACCCCGGGTTGTTATTGACTGGAGCGGAATGATGGAAGAATTATTAGAGGATTGCACGAGTGGGGTTCCCCCTGGAGTTGTCTCAGGAAAATTTCATAATACCCTGGCTGAAGCCGTGGTACTTGTTGCGAAACAGGCGGAAGAAGATAATGTCCTGCTGACGGGCGGGTGTTTTCAAAACAGAGTGTTGACTGAGCTTGCCGTCGAAAAACTGCGTGAATCAGGATTTAATCCATACTGGCAAAGGGGCTTTCCACCCAATGATGGCGGATTATCCTTGGGGCAGTTGGTTGCGGCAAGTCGGCCGGATAAGGGGATGCTCTGA
- a CDS encoding oxidoreductase, with product MKKKKPKIAVWKFASCDGCQLSLLDCEDELLTVADEIEIANFPEASRRVLKGPYDLSLVEGSITTPHDEERIHQVRRSSKYLITIGACATAGGIQALRNFKDVNEFISIVYANPTYIDTLETSTPISSHVPVDFELRGCPINKMQLVEVISAFLKDRKPVTPPHSTCIECKLKGNVCVMVAQGTMCLGPVTHAGCDAICPSYNRGCYGCFGPKETPNTASLGDWLGEQGTGDPEILRVFRGFNAYAPSFRKESERHEEKKPDH from the coding sequence ATGAAAAAGAAAAAACCAAAAATTGCCGTCTGGAAATTCGCCTCCTGTGATGGATGTCAATTGAGCCTGCTCGATTGTGAAGATGAGCTGCTGACAGTTGCGGATGAGATTGAAATCGCCAATTTCCCTGAAGCTTCCAGAAGAGTTCTTAAAGGTCCATACGATCTTTCTCTGGTTGAAGGGTCTATCACCACTCCCCATGATGAAGAGAGAATTCACCAGGTAAGGCGTTCGTCAAAATACCTGATTACGATCGGGGCTTGTGCGACGGCAGGAGGTATACAGGCGTTAAGAAACTTTAAAGATGTTAACGAGTTTATTTCAATCGTGTATGCAAACCCGACCTATATCGATACCCTGGAAACATCAACTCCAATTTCATCGCATGTACCAGTTGACTTTGAATTGCGCGGATGCCCCATCAATAAAATGCAATTAGTGGAGGTGATCAGCGCATTTCTGAAAGACAGGAAACCTGTCACCCCACCGCATAGTACCTGCATTGAATGCAAGCTAAAGGGAAATGTGTGTGTCATGGTGGCCCAGGGAACGATGTGTCTGGGACCCGTCACCCATGCAGGCTGCGATGCCATTTGCCCTTCCTACAATCGCGGCTGTTACGGATGTTTCGGTCCTAAGGAAACCCCGAACACCGCTTCCCTGGGTGATTGGCTGGGAGAACAGGGTACTGGCGATCCAGAAATATTACGCGTTTTCCGCGGATTCAACGCGTACGCTCCTTCTTTTCGAAAAGAAAGCGAACGGCATGAAGAAAAAAAACCGGACCATTAA
- the hypD gene encoding hydrogenase formation protein HypD — MKYIDEYRDRGSIEKCSQRIAEAVTGPWTIMEICGGQTRSIAKHGLESLLPSEITLLHGPGCPVCVTPQSILDHAMEIASNPEVVFCTFGDMMRVPGTNTDLAHIKAEGGDVRIIQSPMEALNLARENADKEVVFLAIGFETTAPANAMALYQSKQQGIKNISFLVSQVLVPPAMESILNSPHSKVQGFLAAGHVCTIMGFEEYEPIAQRYQVPIVVTGFEPLDILMGIDMVVRQLEEGRHEVENQYSRSVQREGNLAAQKILNEVFEVIPKQWRGVGEIPSSGLGLKSVYRHLNAALRFPQKIIYEPLSTNCISGQVLQGLKKPNECEAFGKECTPDSPLGATMVSSEGACAAYFHYQNFQA, encoded by the coding sequence ATGAAATATATAGACGAATACCGAGACCGGGGGTCCATTGAAAAATGTTCCCAACGTATTGCAGAAGCGGTAACGGGGCCCTGGACGATCATGGAAATTTGCGGAGGGCAAACCCGCTCTATTGCAAAACACGGTCTGGAATCATTGTTGCCCTCGGAAATTACTTTATTACATGGCCCTGGTTGTCCAGTATGTGTAACGCCGCAATCCATTCTGGATCACGCCATGGAAATTGCATCAAACCCGGAAGTTGTTTTTTGCACCTTTGGGGACATGATGCGCGTGCCGGGTACAAATACGGACCTTGCTCATATTAAGGCGGAAGGGGGCGATGTCCGCATCATCCAGTCTCCTATGGAAGCCTTAAATCTGGCGCGTGAGAACGCGGATAAAGAAGTGGTCTTCCTGGCAATTGGTTTTGAAACCACAGCGCCCGCCAATGCAATGGCTTTGTATCAGTCAAAACAACAGGGAATCAAAAATATTTCTTTTCTGGTGTCACAGGTTCTTGTCCCGCCAGCGATGGAGAGCATTTTAAATTCGCCTCATTCCAAAGTTCAGGGATTCCTTGCTGCGGGTCATGTCTGCACCATCATGGGTTTCGAAGAATACGAACCGATTGCACAACGATACCAGGTGCCGATTGTGGTGACGGGGTTTGAGCCTCTGGATATACTGATGGGAATTGACATGGTTGTCCGCCAATTGGAAGAGGGTCGTCACGAAGTCGAAAATCAGTACTCACGATCGGTACAAAGAGAAGGAAACCTCGCGGCTCAAAAAATCCTGAATGAAGTGTTTGAAGTCATCCCAAAACAATGGAGAGGCGTTGGAGAAATTCCATCAAGCGGCCTGGGATTGAAAAGTGTCTATAGACATCTAAACGCTGCATTGCGATTTCCTCAAAAAATTATTTATGAACCCTTGAGCACAAACTGCATCAGCGGGCAAGTGTTGCAAGGTCTGAAAAAACCAAACGAATGTGAAGCTTTTGGTAAAGAATGTACTCCCGACTCTCCTTTGGGAGCGACTATGGTTTCATCCGAAGGGGCTTGTGCTGCTTATTTTCACTACCAAAACTTTCAGGCATGA
- a CDS encoding hydrogenase maturation protease has translation MNQLTNHMTQGIFIVGVGNQYRHDDGAGLEVVRRIKKLREDIECVEQSGEGVQLMDTWKERNHVILIDAVSSSKAPGTLHCINANKEPLPKNWFSCSTHNFGVAEAVEMSNVMDTLPVTLQIFGIEGNCFDPGEGLTPEVEQAVNRVVEQIQSIVDGEQ, from the coding sequence TTGAATCAATTAACCAACCACATGACACAAGGGATATTCATTGTAGGTGTTGGCAATCAATACAGGCACGACGATGGTGCGGGGCTTGAAGTGGTTCGTCGAATTAAAAAGTTAAGAGAAGATATAGAGTGCGTCGAGCAGTCGGGAGAAGGGGTTCAGTTGATGGACACATGGAAGGAACGCAACCATGTAATTTTGATCGATGCGGTATCTTCTTCAAAGGCTCCAGGTACATTGCATTGTATTAATGCGAACAAGGAACCGCTTCCAAAAAACTGGTTCTCCTGTTCCACGCATAATTTCGGGGTCGCCGAAGCGGTGGAAATGTCAAATGTCATGGATACACTTCCGGTTACTCTTCAGATTTTTGGAATCGAAGGTAATTGTTTTGATCCCGGTGAGGGCCTCACTCCTGAAGTGGAACAGGCGGTGAACCGGGTAGTGGAACAGATTCAATCTATTGTCGATGGGGAGCAATAA
- the hypE gene encoding hydrogenase expression/formation protein HypE: MKPPPQNSDSTPGESCPAPLASDDKILLAHGGGGRLMHQLIESIFRPAFQNPELETHHDGAVLDFPSDKLVMTTDSYVVQPLIFPGGDIGSLAVNGTVNDLAMCGARPLYLSVGFILEEGLPVSTLRTIANSMKISAQESGVHIVTGDTKVVAKGNGDGIFLNTTGVGAAHPFLRSHPDQIQPGDAILISGDIARHGIAVLAARENLEFDPPLQSDCASLSSLVQKLIKAKIQIRCLRDLTRGGLATGLIEMAGSSKLKFTIDENRIVVHEPVQGACELLGFDPLYIANEGCFVVVVAPDDAKRAVEILRKEQNSSVPDIIGKVEKATSPHVVLKTSVGSTRVLDMLSGDQLPRIC, from the coding sequence ATGAAACCTCCTCCGCAAAATTCGGATTCTACACCGGGAGAAAGTTGTCCCGCACCCTTGGCCTCCGACGATAAAATTCTGTTGGCGCATGGGGGTGGAGGCCGGTTAATGCATCAATTGATCGAATCAATTTTCCGACCGGCTTTTCAAAACCCCGAATTGGAAACCCACCACGATGGTGCAGTACTCGACTTTCCCTCTGACAAGCTTGTGATGACTACTGACTCCTATGTGGTGCAACCGTTGATTTTCCCGGGTGGAGACATCGGCTCTCTGGCGGTGAACGGGACGGTAAACGACCTTGCCATGTGCGGTGCACGACCGCTCTATCTTTCCGTCGGGTTTATCCTGGAAGAAGGACTTCCCGTCTCGACCCTGCGAACCATTGCAAATTCAATGAAAATTTCGGCGCAGGAGTCTGGTGTTCACATTGTGACCGGCGACACCAAGGTGGTGGCAAAGGGAAACGGCGACGGAATTTTTTTAAATACAACTGGAGTGGGCGCGGCTCATCCATTTTTGCGTTCGCACCCAGATCAGATTCAACCCGGCGATGCTATATTAATTAGTGGAGACATTGCCCGGCATGGAATTGCTGTTCTGGCTGCACGAGAAAACCTGGAATTTGATCCACCCCTTCAAAGTGACTGCGCATCGTTATCTTCGTTAGTTCAAAAACTAATTAAAGCTAAAATTCAAATCCGCTGTCTTCGGGATTTAACTCGGGGAGGACTTGCTACTGGATTGATTGAGATGGCCGGTTCTTCAAAATTAAAATTTACGATAGATGAAAACAGAATTGTAGTGCATGAACCAGTCCAGGGCGCATGTGAACTGTTGGGATTTGACCCGCTCTACATTGCCAATGAGGGGTGTTTTGTGGTGGTTGTTGCTCCGGATGATGCAAAACGTGCAGTGGAAATTTTGCGTAAGGAACAAAACAGCAGCGTCCCCGATATTATTGGAAAGGTTGAAAAGGCGACTTCTCCACATGTGGTTTTAAAAACGAGCGTTGGGTCCACGCGGGTCCTGGATATGTTAAGTGGTGACCAACTACCGAGAATTTGCTAA
- a CDS encoding Ni/Fe hydrogenase subunit alpha, whose product MKKKNRTIKVDYLARVEGEGALHIEIKENQVSDVKLKIFEPPRFFEAFLRGRDFKEAPDITARICGICPVAYQMSAVHAMEKALGIQVQGPLRDLRRLLYCGEWIESHTLHIYMLHAPDFLGYEDAVQMAKDHKDVVERGLQLKKVGNEIVSLVGGREIHPVNVKVGGFYKVLAKTEFDHLKERLKWARDAALETVKWSSRFDFPAFDQDYEYVSLSHPDEYPFNEGRIISNKGLDIEAQEFENNFREDHVEYTNALHSVLIDRGSYFVGPMARFNLNFDQLSPLAKESAKESGIGDHCHNPFQSIVVRSIEVLYACDEALRIIESYEKPDQPSVDFEIQEGVGAACTEAPRGLLYHRYKIDEEGQILDARIIPPTSQNQKTIENDLWQFVPKHLDLPQEKLTWQCEQAIRNYDPCISCATHFLKLDIVRS is encoded by the coding sequence ATGAAGAAAAAAAACCGGACCATTAAAGTAGATTACCTTGCCCGGGTTGAAGGGGAAGGGGCTTTGCACATCGAGATCAAAGAGAATCAGGTGTCAGATGTGAAGCTGAAAATATTTGAACCTCCGCGTTTTTTTGAAGCATTTCTTCGCGGTCGTGATTTTAAGGAAGCGCCGGATATTACCGCACGGATTTGCGGGATCTGCCCGGTTGCCTACCAGATGAGCGCGGTCCACGCGATGGAAAAAGCTCTAGGGATTCAGGTCCAGGGACCCCTGCGTGATTTACGCCGACTTCTGTATTGCGGGGAATGGATTGAAAGTCACACACTGCATATCTACATGTTGCATGCACCCGATTTTTTAGGTTACGAGGATGCAGTCCAGATGGCCAAGGATCATAAGGATGTTGTAGAGCGTGGTTTGCAATTGAAGAAAGTGGGCAATGAAATTGTTTCTCTGGTGGGAGGAAGAGAAATTCACCCGGTCAATGTCAAGGTAGGTGGCTTTTACAAAGTACTTGCGAAAACAGAGTTTGACCATTTGAAAGAACGTTTGAAGTGGGCCCGGGATGCGGCGCTGGAAACTGTTAAATGGTCATCCCGATTTGATTTCCCAGCTTTCGACCAGGATTATGAATATGTTTCACTTTCCCACCCGGATGAGTACCCGTTTAATGAGGGTCGTATTATTTCCAATAAGGGTTTGGACATTGAAGCTCAAGAATTTGAAAATAATTTCAGGGAGGACCATGTCGAGTACACCAACGCTCTGCATTCGGTTTTGATCGACCGAGGGTCCTATTTTGTAGGACCGATGGCCCGCTTCAACCTTAATTTTGATCAGTTATCTCCATTAGCGAAGGAAAGCGCGAAGGAGTCCGGAATTGGAGACCATTGTCACAATCCGTTTCAAAGTATCGTTGTGCGCAGTATTGAAGTGCTCTACGCCTGCGACGAAGCTTTGCGAATAATTGAATCGTATGAAAAACCTGACCAACCAAGCGTAGATTTTGAAATTCAGGAAGGGGTGGGCGCAGCTTGTACCGAAGCGCCCCGGGGCTTACTTTATCATCGGTATAAAATTGATGAAGAGGGTCAAATCCTGGATGCCAGAATCATTCCGCCAACATCGCAAAATCAAAAAACCATTGAGAATGATCTCTGGCAGTTTGTTCCAAAGCACCTTGACCTGCCACAGGAAAAACTGACCTGGCAATGTGAGCAGGCCATTCGAAATTACGATCCCTGCATTTCCTGCGCTACCCATTTTTTAAAACTGGATATTGTTCGTTCGTAA
- a CDS encoding Ni/Fe hydrogenase subunit gamma: protein MNPINSDPVVPELLKIHRVIREAEDTFTLDLLPPDKTQSEYSPGQFNMLYAFGVGDVPISISGRSSQSGGWLHTIREVGTVTRALHRLKKGQTIGVRGPFGKGWPVDLAKGKDVVILAGGIGLAPLRPVLEQIQSHRDHYGNVSLLYGARMPDGLLFSQDRETWRGRNGIQVKVTVDTGDRDWRGNVGVVTHLIDRVKFDSLQTIAMVCGPEVMMRYSVRELQRFGVPTNQIFISMERNMKCAVGFCGHCQFGPSFICKDGPVFDYPSIQPFLEVREL, encoded by the coding sequence ATGAACCCTATCAACTCAGACCCGGTTGTTCCCGAACTTCTCAAGATCCACCGGGTAATCCGCGAAGCTGAGGACACTTTTACCCTTGATCTATTGCCACCGGACAAGACCCAATCGGAATACTCTCCCGGGCAGTTCAATATGTTGTACGCTTTTGGCGTTGGCGATGTTCCGATTTCGATTAGCGGCCGTTCTTCTCAATCCGGTGGCTGGTTGCACACCATACGTGAAGTGGGAACCGTCACCCGTGCATTGCATCGTTTGAAAAAAGGCCAAACCATTGGGGTGAGGGGGCCTTTTGGCAAAGGCTGGCCTGTAGATCTGGCTAAAGGAAAAGATGTGGTTATTCTGGCGGGCGGTATTGGGCTGGCGCCGCTTCGTCCTGTCCTTGAACAAATCCAGTCCCATCGCGATCACTATGGAAACGTATCATTATTGTATGGCGCAAGAATGCCCGATGGGCTTCTGTTTTCCCAGGATCGCGAAACCTGGCGTGGACGAAATGGGATCCAGGTAAAGGTGACTGTTGATACAGGGGATCGGGACTGGAGAGGCAATGTTGGAGTGGTCACGCATCTAATCGACCGGGTCAAGTTTGATTCGCTGCAAACGATTGCCATGGTATGCGGGCCGGAAGTCATGATGCGTTATTCCGTACGCGAACTTCAACGGTTTGGTGTGCCCACAAATCAAATATTTATTTCGATGGAACGCAATATGAAATGTGCGGTAGGGTTTTGCGGTCACTGCCAGTTTGGTCCCTCTTTTATTTGCAAAGATGGACCGGTCTTTGATTATCCATCTATACAGCCCTTTCTTGAAGTACGGGAACTATAG